The following DNA comes from Bradyrhizobium manausense.
CGCCGTTCTCGCCCAGCACCGCATGGATCTTGCCGCGCTCGCAGGCGAAGTCGACGCCCTCGAGCGCGCGCACGCCGGCGTAGCGCTTGGAGATTCCGGACAGGGTGAGGAAGGCGGATTGGGTCAGGACGGCATCCGGCATGGCGCGGCTCACGCAGCCGCGGCCCGGCGAAGGCCGGGCCGCAACCGTGACATCTCCAGTGCTCTCACTGGGTGTTCTTTTCGCTCTGCGACATGATCTCCGGCGCCGTGAAGTTGACGCCACAGGGCGTGAACTGGTTCGGCGCGAAGAAGTTTGCGTTGAGGTCCGGCCAGTAATTGGTGCCGGGCTTCAGATCCTTGTAGGTCGCAACCGGAATCGGGATCGAGATCAGCTGCGGCATGATGTTGCCTTGCAACGCCGAGATCGCCGCCTTGGTGGCGATGGCGACCAGCGCCGGGGACTGGCCGTAGGACATGCCCTTGAGCCCGTCCTTGGCGTGATCGGCGATCTGCTTGCGGTATTCGTTCTCGCCCTCGCCCGACATCGGCACGAAGGGGTGCTTCGCCGCCATCATGGCCTGAACGGTGCCGTCGGAGCCGCCTTGCGTGAACACGCCATCGAAATGGCCGTGCACGGCAAGCGCGTCCGCCGTCACCTTCTGCGAGGTGCCGGTGTCCCAATTGCCGACCACTTCGGTGATCTTGAAGCTGTTGCCCGCTCCTTCCATCACCTCGCGGAAGCCGAGATGGCGGTCACGGTCGACCGAATTGCCCGGCAGGCCGCGGACCTCGAGGATGTCGCCGCTCTTCTTGCCGCTTTCATCGATGATCCACTTCGCCGACATGCGGCCCATTTCCTTCTGGTCCTCGTTGACCATCATCACCTTGTCGGTGTCGAGGACGTTGTCGAAGGGCACCACGACCACGTTGTTCTTGTCGGCGAGGCGGATGATGCGGTCGAAGCCGTCAGGGGCCACCGCGATGGTGACGATGGCGTCAAAGCCCTGGTTGATGAAGTCCTCCATCGCGCCGAGTTGCGCTGCAACATCGGTACCGGTCGAGACGACCTTGAACTCCTTGATATTCTCCTTGATGCCCGGCTGCGCGGCGAAGGCCTTTGCCGTCTTCACCATCTGGATGCGCCAGGTGTTGCCGACGAAGCCGTTGACGAGGGCGATCTTGTAGGGGCCGGGCTTCTTGTCCCACTGGAAGAACTTGGTTTGGGACGACCAGGGCTTGAAGCAGGCGGGATCGGCGCCCGGACCGGATACGACCTTGGGCCCTGCGAGGGCGCTGACCGAGGACAGCAACAGGCCAACGCAAGCGAGCCCCGTAAAACGAAGCGTCCACACCATATCACTTCTCCTGAGCTTTTGTGTTCCACCCTTAAAGCGGCGCATGGCCGAGCCGGGAATTGAGCTTCCCGTGCAATTCACCGAGCTAGGATGGCACGCAACCTCCGATGCGCACAAGCCGAATGCCGGTCACGGGCGCTGCCGCGCTGCGAACACGAGGAGCAAAACCATCACAATTGCGGGAGACGATCCGGCGTCGCGCCGAAGCTGAAAACACACGCATGACAAGCGGATGTTCGGCCGGCCCGATGCGTCGCGGTTGAATGATCGCCAACCAAGGGACAGCGCAGCGCAAAAGAATGATACTCAGGGAAAAATGCTGACGCGATCATGATCGGCTGCGTGCCCGAATGGCCTGGTGCGGCGCATGTTGACTTTCGTGCACGCCCTCCAAATACTCGCCAAAAAATAAGAGACCAGTCGCAAACGACTGACCGGAGGGAGGGATAGGATGCCGACTTCACGCAGGCAGCTGCTGAAGGGTACGGCGGCTGCCGCCGCCACACTCAGCCTCGATTGGACCCGGGCCCAGGCGCAAGCCGAGAACTTGCGCATCGGCCTGATCTACGATCTCACCGGACCGTTCGCCGCGGGCGGCTCGGTCGCCTCCTCGATCGGCGCGCAGACCGCCATCGATCTCGTCAACGAGAAGGGCGGCATCGGCGGCAAGACCAAGATCGTGTCCGTCCCCGCCGACTCCCAGAGCAAGGCCGACGTCGCCATCAACGAGGCCGAGCGCCTGATCAGCCAGGAAAAGATCGACATCATCAACGGTGTCTATTCCAGCGCGCATGCCGTGCCGATGGCGGCGAAGGTCGAGCAGCAGAAGAAGATCCTCTGGATCACGACCGCGGTGTCGACCGCCGTGTTCAAGGACAAGAACCTGCAATATGTGTTTCGCGCGCAGATCCACTCCGACCAGTACGGCCAGGCCTTTGCCGGTTTCATGAGCGAGCACGCCAAGGCCAAGCTTGGAATGGAGCCAAAGGACGTCAAGATCGCGCTGATCCACGAGGATGGACCTTATGGTGTCGGCGTCGCGGCGGCGGACGAAGCTTATGCCAAGGAAGCCGGTCTTCAGATCGTGCTGAAGGAAGGCTATTCGGCATCGGCTCCCGATCTTTCGGTGCTCGTCACCAAGCTCAAGCGCGCCAAAGCCGACGTGATCTCGCATGCCGGTTACAACCCCGACATCACCCTGCTGCTGCGACAGGCGCGCGAGAGCGGGCTGCGCTTCAAGATGCTGTTTGGTAACGGCGCCGGCTACAGCCAGCTCGACAAGCTGCGGGCGACTTTCGGCACCGACATCGACAATTTCTGCAACATCGATCCGGTACCGGCACAGTTGCTCGATCCGTCGAAGCTTGCGCCCGGCATGGGCGACCTGATCAAGACCATGGTCACGCGCTACCAGGCCAAGACCGGTGCCACCGACGTGCCGCCGCACTGCTCGATGGGTTTCAACCAGACCTGGGTGCTGCTCAACAACGTGCTGCCGGTGGCCAAGGAGAAGTACGGCAGCTTCGAACCGGAGGCGATCCGCAAGGCCGCGCTCGACGTCGACATCCCACCCGGCGGCACCATCCAGGGCTACGGCGTGAAATTCTTCCCGCCTGGCACGCCGCTCTCCGGCCAGAACGAGCGCTCGACGCCGGTGGTGATGCAGAACTCGGGCGAGCATATCTCCGTGGTGTGGCCGACGAACATCCGGACGCAGGACCCGGTATTCCCATTGCCGAAGGGGTCGACCTACGGCACCTAGCGAGCTGACATCAGGCTGACACGCAACGCATCCTCTCTCCTCGCGAGAGAGGACGGTCGCCCGCGGCGGTGTGCTTGGCGCGGACGCCAGACCCCATTGCTCGTCGCGTTGCAACTGAAGTCAATTGCATCCAGTGGTGATCATTTTCGCGCTGTAGTTGGATTTTCGACCAGCGGGCAACTCATGCTGGTTGCGACACATAGTCCTTTTGAAACAAAAGCTTCCCAAAGTGTGAACTGGATAACTAGCGGCCGCTTCGTTTCGTACGTACAAGCCTATCAGCCAATCGCGCTTGGCCTTGGCATAGACGGCAAACCGGCTCGCATTTCGAAGCCGTCCAGCGCGGATCAGAATTCAGAACGCGAATTCCAATGATGGGGGTGACAATGCCCGCCATATTCGAATTGCTCTACAAGGAATTCTGCCGTGCCCGCCTTGCCGAGATGCGCAAGCAGCTTCTGCTCACGGGTAAACATCCCAACCATTTTCTGCCGGACGACGATCCCGCCGCCCCGGATGGGGTCGACCCGCAACACGAAGCCGAATTGAAGCGCACGCGGGAATAATGACGTCGCGGCAACAATATTTTCAAAGGTAGTCCAATCTCAGGAGGCAACATTGAATACGCCCGAATTCTATGCTGCGTCGATTGCCTGCCTGTCTTGCCTGACCATCGTCGTGATGATGGCCGTCGGAGCGTGGTAGGGCTTTGCACTTCCCTTCTCCCTTGTGGGAGAGGGTGCTTGCCGCGCGGCGGCGAGACGGGTGAGGGGTTGTCTCCGCGAGCACATCTCTCGATTTGAATTCGCAGATGGATACCCCTCATCCGGCGCTTCGCGCCACCTTCTCCCACAAGGAGACAAGGATTGCAGCGAGCCAGCAGTGTCGCCCTACAATACCACCCTGCGCCCCTCTTCCGCCGCCCAGTAGCCGGCGTAGTTGACCTTGATCGTCTCGTAGGCCAGCGCGAGGTCCGATAGCGGTTGCCGGCCCGTGGCGGCGCACTCCATGAAATCCTGGATTTCCTGGAGATAACCACGCGTCCATTCTTCCTCGAGACAGACATATTGCCAGCCGGTTTTGCGGTCGACCTTCTCGGTGATGTAGACGTTCGCGAGTTTCTCCTCGTTCGTCTGATAGCTCATCAGATGATTGTTCGGGGTGATGTTGGCGAACAGTGAGCCGCCTGACGTGTAGGTCTCGATCAGATTACGCACGCCGCCCATGATCATGTCGCCGGAGAACACGCTGGCCTTGGTGCCGTCGGAGAAGGTCGCCGTCAGCGTGCCCCAATCCTCGACATCAACAGGATTGGCCTTGATGTAGCTGCGCTCTTCCGGCTTGAGGCTTGCGGTGACATTGCCGACATCGCCGGTCACGCTGGCAACATTGATTTTCTCCCCTCGCGCGCGCGCCTCGACCTGCTTGAGATAGAGCACGGCCGAAAGCGGATGACAGCCCATCCGGATCAGCGAGCCGCCGCCAGTCATCGCCCATTGCGCGGCATGCGCCGCATGCGAGCCGGAATGGCTCTCCTCACCCTTCATGAACAGAATCTTGTCTTTCGTCGCCTTGAGGATCTCGGCGGTCTTGGTCACCGCCGGCGCGTAGATCCAGTCCTCGGCATACATGAAGAGTTTTCCGGTTCGCTCGATCGCGGCACGGGTCCGGTCCATCTCCTCGATGAGGCGCTCATACATCAGCGCCTTCGGCACGTGCTTGCCGATCGGCCGCTTGTCGCCGTCCCGACCAAAATAGCCGGCAAAGGGCTTTTCGCAGATGACGTGCTTGCCGGCCTGCATGCTGGCGACGATCATCTCGGCGTGAAGATTGGGCGGCGTGCAGATGTCGACGACATCGATCTCGGCGTCGGCGATCAGCTCCGCAAAGCTGCGATAGACGCGCGGGACGTTGTGACGGGCGGCAAACTCGACGACGTGATCGCCGCGCGCGGCGACCGCCGTCACCTCGACATCCACGCCATAGACCCGCCGGAACGCATACATATGCAGCTCCGACACGAAGCCGCAGCCGACGAGTCCAACCCTGATCCTGGCCATAGTGCCCCCTTGCTTTTGGGCGGCACTATAGCCCGAAGGCGAAGCTATTCCACCGAGACCCGCACCACGCCCGCGCTCATCATGCCGAGTGCCCGGGCGGCAGGCACAGAGAGATCGACGATGCGGCCGCGGATGAAGGGACCGCGATCATTGACGCGGCATTGGATGGTGCGTCCGCTATAGGACACTCTCAGCACGCTGCCGAACGGGCGCGTCCGGTGCGCACAGGTCAGTTCGCCGCCTCTGCCGGCCTTCCCATATCCATAATATGAGGCAAGTCCGCTTTCAGCGTGGGCGACGGAAAATGCAGAAAGCGACAAAGTGGTCAGACAAAACAAGAGTGTCGGCTGCGCTCGCACGGCACCACTCCCCGGTTGGCCCTGCCCGGCGCTGCAACGTCGTCTGGTTCCAGAAGGTTCCACAACACTGCCGGGGCGATGCCCGGCAGTGCCATCACACATTGTTACTGTTTGTGAAAGACCAGGGCCCGAACCTCAATACTCTCGCGAGGTGGAGCGTCGACCGGTGTGGTTGGATCGACGAAGGCGGTGTGCGGCCCGAAGCGCGTGCGGCCATCGGTTGCCGAGTCGTAGCATTTGAGCAGCAGCGCCTCGTCCACCGTCATCTCCGGAAAATAGAACCAGCGATGATCCGGATTGTATTTCACGGAATAGGTCTCGCCGCGGCGATTGGGATAGATCAGATCCGAAGCGACGAGATCCTCGGGCGCGACAGTCGTGCCATCGGCCATCGCGAGCGGTGAATCGCGCAACGGACCACGGATCGGCCGCCAGTGATTGATCACCTGCACGCGGCCCTTGAGCAACTCTTCGGCCTCGTCAGGCAGATGCTCACGCACCCGGTTGGCGCCGGAGACGGCGGTCTGGTCGACATGGACGCGCGTTGCGGGCTGGCGCGGACCACCATCGCGAATGTCAGGAGCGCCTTCGACGCGCTTGCGCACGGTGTGATCGAAGATGACAACCCGGTCGGCCTTCAGCGTCGCGCGAAGAAACGCCTCGACGGCGGGATAGTAGACGGTGCGGATTTCCTCGTCGTTGTAAAAATCCTTGACCTGGTTGGGGTGGCGCACGAGCGCGAAGCCTTCGCGATCCAGCGAGAAATTTTCAGTGATCAGGCGCGCATCGAAGATGGGGACCCGATGCGGCTCCGGCAGCGACGTGCTCTTGGGTTCGCCCGGCGGCGGATCGAAAGCGTAGGTTCGTGGCTTGCCGGAAACAGGCGCGAGGTAGTTGAGTTCGGCGGTAACGAAGGGAAGCGATTCGATTTTTGTTTCTTGCAGGCCCATGGCCGGTCTCCCGATGTGGTCGTCCGAATGATTTTTGACGACGTGCAGCGGGCCGCAAGGGAGCTGATGCAAATAGCAATGAAGGTATTGTCTCAGGCTCGGAACGCAGAAGGAATGTTTCGAAGAAGCCGGTTGAGTTGAAATGTGCCTCGCACACTTCACGGGTGCTTGAAAGCCCTGTGAGATCTCGTGTCCCGGACGCAGAGCATCACGCAGTGATGCGCTGCTGGGCCGGGCTCCGCCCGATCAAAAACTATATATGCGGCACAAGTCGCGGCTCCGCGGAGCAGGACAATGCGCTGCACCGCTGACCGTGTGGCTGTCGCTCTATCTGTTGCGAGCGCCGTTCAGGCCTGAGCGATCACCAATAATGACGGTAGTAGGGACGATAATAAGCCCGGGGCCGGTAGTAGCCATAGCGATAACCGTAATACGGGCGATAGGGCCGATAGTATCGCGGATAGGCCGGCCCGTAACCGTAGCCATAATAGGCCGGCGCATAACCATAGCCGTAGCCCGGATAGCCATAGCCGCCACCATAATAAGGTCCGCCGCCATATCCGTAACCGTATGGCGCGGCGGCGATGGCGCTGCCGATGATTGCGCCGGCCGCAAGGCCGCCGAAACCCCAGCCCCAACCACGGCCGCGCCAATAGACCTGCGTGACATCATCGCCGGCCGCGGCCTTCATGGTCGCGACATTGGTCGGCATCGGTGCGGCTGAGGCCTGCCCGATTTGGCCGGCCATGACCCCGACCGTCATTGAGCAGGCAATTGCCATTTTCCAGATACTCATCGTCTCACTCCCTGTCTGACGTTTCGTTCGGAAAAGCATCGCCAGCCATGATCTTGCATCCTGGCGCCAAGTCAAAGCCCCGAATTTCGCGTGCAGCGCACAAGACGGCCGCACATGCCTCAATTATGACCGGCCGACGACGACGCTGAAGGGGGTATCACGCCGCGGCAAAGCGTTAAGCTTCCGACGCGTCGCAACCAACAAGCACCTTCCCGATTTACCATTCGTACCGTTACTATCGGTTGCAATCGTGCGCGGCCGGGAGGCTCTTCGCGAAGGCCTGAGCTTGCGCCAGTCGAGTGGGAGGATGACCATGAGTGCCGCCGGAAATGAGCCGCTTGCCCGCCAGGCGTTGGCATTTGTCCTGGCCGGCGGTCGCGGCAGCCGGCTGCTGGAATTGACCGACCGGCGCGCCAAGCCCGCGGTCTATTTCGGCGGCAAATCCCGCATCATCGATTTCGCGTTGTCCAACGCGGTGAACTCCGGCATCCGCCGTATCGCGGTCGCCACCCAGTACAAGGCGCACAGCCTGATCCGGCATCTGCAGATGGGCTGGAATTTCTTCCGTCCCGAACGTAACGAGAGTTTCGACATCCTGCCTGCAAGCCAGCGTGTCTCCGAGAACATGTGGTATGTCGGCACGGCGGACGCCATCTACCAGAACATCGACATCATCGAGTCGCACAATGCGCGCTTCATCGTGGTGCTGGCCGGCGATCACATCTACAAGATGGATTACGAGGTGATGCTGCGGCAGCACGTCGACAGCGGCGCCGACGTCACGGTCGGCTGTCTCGAAATGCCGCGTGCGGAATCCTCCGGTTTCGGCATCATGCATATCGACGAGAACGGCTGGATCCAGCAGTTCCTCGAGAAGCCCAAGGATCCGCCGCCGATGCCGGGCAAGCCTGACGTCTCGCTCGCCAGCATGGGCATCTATGTCTTCAATTCGAAATTCCTGTTCGACGAGCTCAAGCGCGACGCCGAGGACCCGAACTCGAACCACGATTTCGGCAAGGACATCATCCCGTATATCGTCAAGAACGGCCGTGCCATCGCGCACCAGTTCTCGACCTCCTGCGTGCGCTCGGGCAGCGACCCCCGCGCCTATTGGCGCGATGCCGGCACAGTCGATGCGTATTGGGCCGCCAATATCGACCTCACCGACGTGGTGCCGGAGCTCGATCTGTTCGACCGTGCATGGCCGATCTGGTCCTATGCGGAGA
Coding sequences within:
- a CDS encoding sugar ABC transporter substrate-binding protein, giving the protein MVWTLRFTGLACVGLLLSSVSALAGPKVVSGPGADPACFKPWSSQTKFFQWDKKPGPYKIALVNGFVGNTWRIQMVKTAKAFAAQPGIKENIKEFKVVSTGTDVAAQLGAMEDFINQGFDAIVTIAVAPDGFDRIIRLADKNNVVVVPFDNVLDTDKVMMVNEDQKEMGRMSAKWIIDESGKKSGDILEVRGLPGNSVDRDRHLGFREVMEGAGNSFKITEVVGNWDTGTSQKVTADALAVHGHFDGVFTQGGSDGTVQAMMAAKHPFVPMSGEGENEYRKQIADHAKDGLKGMSYGQSPALVAIATKAAISALQGNIMPQLISIPIPVATYKDLKPGTNYWPDLNANFFAPNQFTPCGVNFTAPEIMSQSEKNTQ
- a CDS encoding ABC transporter substrate-binding protein, with protein sequence MPTSRRQLLKGTAAAAATLSLDWTRAQAQAENLRIGLIYDLTGPFAAGGSVASSIGAQTAIDLVNEKGGIGGKTKIVSVPADSQSKADVAINEAERLISQEKIDIINGVYSSAHAVPMAAKVEQQKKILWITTAVSTAVFKDKNLQYVFRAQIHSDQYGQAFAGFMSEHAKAKLGMEPKDVKIALIHEDGPYGVGVAAADEAYAKEAGLQIVLKEGYSASAPDLSVLVTKLKRAKADVISHAGYNPDITLLLRQARESGLRFKMLFGNGAGYSQLDKLRATFGTDIDNFCNIDPVPAQLLDPSKLAPGMGDLIKTMVTRYQAKTGATDVPPHCSMGFNQTWVLLNNVLPVAKEKYGSFEPEAIRKAALDVDIPPGGTIQGYGVKFFPPGTPLSGQNERSTPVVMQNSGEHISVVWPTNIRTQDPVFPLPKGSTYGT
- a CDS encoding Gfo/Idh/MocA family protein, whose product is MARIRVGLVGCGFVSELHMYAFRRVYGVDVEVTAVAARGDHVVEFAARHNVPRVYRSFAELIADAEIDVVDICTPPNLHAEMIVASMQAGKHVICEKPFAGYFGRDGDKRPIGKHVPKALMYERLIEEMDRTRAAIERTGKLFMYAEDWIYAPAVTKTAEILKATKDKILFMKGEESHSGSHAAHAAQWAMTGGGSLIRMGCHPLSAVLYLKQVEARARGEKINVASVTGDVGNVTASLKPEERSYIKANPVDVEDWGTLTATFSDGTKASVFSGDMIMGGVRNLIETYTSGGSLFANITPNNHLMSYQTNEEKLANVYITEKVDRKTGWQYVCLEEEWTRGYLQEIQDFMECAATGRQPLSDLALAYETIKVNYAGYWAAEEGRRVVL
- a CDS encoding septal ring lytic transglycosylase RlpA family protein: MRAQPTLLFCLTTLSLSAFSVAHAESGLASYYGYGKAGRGGELTCAHRTRPFGSVLRVSYSGRTIQCRVNDRGPFIRGRIVDLSVPAARALGMMSAGVVRVSVE
- a CDS encoding CmcJ/NvfI family oxidoreductase; this encodes MGLQETKIESLPFVTAELNYLAPVSGKPRTYAFDPPPGEPKSTSLPEPHRVPIFDARLITENFSLDREGFALVRHPNQVKDFYNDEEIRTVYYPAVEAFLRATLKADRVVIFDHTVRKRVEGAPDIRDGGPRQPATRVHVDQTAVSGANRVREHLPDEAEELLKGRVQVINHWRPIRGPLRDSPLAMADGTTVAPEDLVASDLIYPNRRGETYSVKYNPDHRWFYFPEMTVDEALLLKCYDSATDGRTRFGPHTAFVDPTTPVDAPPRESIEVRALVFHKQ
- the glgC gene encoding glucose-1-phosphate adenylyltransferase — translated: MSAAGNEPLARQALAFVLAGGRGSRLLELTDRRAKPAVYFGGKSRIIDFALSNAVNSGIRRIAVATQYKAHSLIRHLQMGWNFFRPERNESFDILPASQRVSENMWYVGTADAIYQNIDIIESHNARFIVVLAGDHIYKMDYEVMLRQHVDSGADVTVGCLEMPRAESSGFGIMHIDENGWIQQFLEKPKDPPPMPGKPDVSLASMGIYVFNSKFLFDELKRDAEDPNSNHDFGKDIIPYIVKNGRAIAHQFSTSCVRSGSDPRAYWRDAGTVDAYWAANIDLTDVVPELDLFDRAWPIWSYAEITPPAKFVHDEESRRGQAVSSLVSGGCIISGASLRRSLLFTGVRINSYANVENAVIMPYVSVGRGARLKNVVIDRGVEIPEGLVIGEDPEFDAKRFRTTEQGISLVTQPMIDRLNT